One Tachysurus vachellii isolate PV-2020 chromosome 8, HZAU_Pvac_v1, whole genome shotgun sequence genomic window carries:
- the efhc2 gene encoding EF-hand domain-containing family member C2, which yields MSLPKLPGFSFNRNLGKEKFHKSQHFDYFNGVQMMVGAEKPGIGGELLLGQSAQPKYSVFPKGVGSEAPSWVAFDKQVLCFNAYFQEAVTQSREETYRIRKCKIYFYLEDDTIQVVEPEQKNSGIPQGTFIHRHRIPLPAPEDDKFYNLHHFNINQEMLFYSRTFMITDCDPFTNNFLRKMGVHLNAPCAIPSDPYTKLRQELEDSMKPLRPYERQDTLKQFLDHDRNVLRFYCYWDDTQSVCGDRRELILHYFLADDTIEILEVRYANSGRDTTPNFLHRSKLPKHASTPKRLPGEITDRTVLNTLGPVGHGGRYILDSRKTGAVHEEFYKDCDLTIGGVINVWGRKVMICDCDNFTKEYYRSKYGIEDFTPIEYKDLPPAKAVVQFPPYTGFGSEEDSLRSCQRLLPKPPQKDFRKLMEKDRQGLVSHILRFVGKMLTDNPTDKDRTFIICFYLSDDTIVVFEPTQRNSGIIGGKFLQRSRVKKPGQELFKSEMSEYYKAQDLYVGARLSINNQLFQLVNADEYAFNYMEQHAEEFPMANIGTILSKLKSIPEEKQKEIKQFLALSDSGNTGFIPYESFRSLLADMDGQLSEHEIMMLGRTYSVREQPELDVGLLLAITQDHLRKKQFESFSDMLQAFTYEDRDRSGHLSTKEAWTICKSFRLPLDDDLMRALLLKFENESGKIDYHSFLSGINWRENASIPLPPDAVMKFDLDWNGEAVGTAVKTINYSLLLKDAFCDVQTNIIN from the exons ATGTCTTTACCGAAGTTACCTGGATTTTCATTCAACAGAAAC CTGGGAAAAGAAAAGTTTCACAAGTCTCAGCATTTTGATTACTTTAATGGTGTTCAAATGATGGTGGGAGCAGAGAAACCTGGGATTGGAGGAGAACTGCTCTTGGGCCAAAGTGCACAACCTAAATACTCAGTTTTTCCGAAAGGAGTGGGCAGTGAGGCACCTTCCTGGGTAGCATTTGACAAGCAG GTTCTTTGTTTCAATGCATATTTCCAAGAAGCTGTTACTCAGAGCAGAGAGGAAACTTACAGGATTCGAAAATGTAAGATTTATTTCTACTTGGAAGACGACACCATACAGGTTGTGGAGCCGGAGCAAAAAAATAGTGGCATTCCACAAG GAACATTTATTCACCGCCATCGCATTCCTCTCCCAGCTCCTGAGGATGACAAATTTTACAATTTGCACCACTTTAATATCAACCAggagatgcttttctactcCAGGACCTTTATGATAACAGATTGTGACCCTTTCACAAACAACTTCCTGAGGAAAATGGGTGTGCATCTCAATGCCCCTTGTGCAATACCATCAGACCCCTATACAAAACTCCGTCAGGAG CTGGAGGACAGCATGAAGCCACTGCGCCCATATGAGAGGCAGGATACCTTAAAGCAGTTCCTTGACCATGACCGCAATGTTCTGCGTTTTTATTGCTACTGGGATGATACCCAAAGTGTCTGTGGAGACCGAAGAGAACTGATCCTGCACTACTTCTTGGCAGATGACACCATAGAAATACTAGAAGTCAGATATGCAAACTCTGGCCGCGATACTACTCCTAATTTTTTACACAGGAGCAAGCTTCCCAAG CATGCTTCTACTCCCAAACGCCTGCCTGGAGAAATAACAGACCGTACTGTCCTGAATACATTAGGGCCAGTGGGACATGGGGGTCGCTACATTTTGGACAGCCGCAAA ACTGGTGCTGTACATGAGGAGTTCTACAAAGATTGTGACCTGACCATAGGAGGGGTCATTAACGTCTGGGGCCGCAAAGTGATGATTTGTGACTGTGACAACTTCACCAAAGAGTACTATCGTTCCAAATATGGCATTG aggactTCACTCCGATAGAGTATAAGGACCTGCCACCAGCTAAAGCAGTTGTCCAATTCCCTCCTTACACTGGCTTTGGATCGGAGGAGGACTCCCTTCGCTCCTGCCAAAGGCTGCTGCCCAAACCCCCTCAGAAAGACTTCAGAAAGCTAATGGAAAAAGACAG ACAGGGACTGGTGAGCCACATACTAAGATTTGTGGGCAAGATGCTGACAGACAACCCTACTGACAAAGACCGCACATTCATCATCTGCTTCTACCTAAGCGATGACACTATAGTAGTGTTTGAACCCACTCAGAGGAACTCAG GAATTATTGGGGGTAAATTCCTCCAGAGAAGCCGTGTGAAGAAGCCAGGACAGGAGCTCTTTAAGAGTGAGATGTCTGAGTACTACAAAGCTCAGGACTTGTATGTGGGAGCCAGACTCAGTATAAACAACCAGCTTTTCCAATTAGTGAATGCTGATGAGTATGCTTTCAACTATATGGAACAGCATGCAGAAGAg TTCCCCATGGCCAACATTGGCACAATTTTGAGCAAGTTAAAGTCCATTCCTGAAGAAAAGCAAAAGGAAATCAAACAGTTCCTGGCATTAAGTGACTCTGGCAACACTGGCTTCATTCCTTATGAGTCTTTCAG GTCTCTGTTGGCAGATATGGACGGTCAGCTGTCAGAGCATGAGATCATGATGTTAGGCCGTACCTACTCGGTGAGAGAGCAGCCCGAGCTGGATGTAGGCCTCTTGCTGGCCATCACTCAGGATCACCTGAGGAAGAAACAGTTTGAGAGTTTCTCCGACATGCTGCAAGCTTTCACATACGAGGACAGAGACAG AAGTGGGCATCTTTCCACCAAAGAGGCTTGGACCATCTGCAAATCCTTCCGCTTGCCATTGGATGATGACCTTATGAGAGCCCTTCTGCTCAA ATTTGAGAATGAGTCGGGGAAGATAGACTATCATAGTTTCCTGTCAGGGATCAACTGGAGAGAGAATGCCTCCATACCACTTCCACCAGATGCTGTCAtgaaa TTTGACCTAGACTGGAATGGAGAAGCAGTAGGTACCGCAGTAAAAACCATCAACTACTCTTTGTTACTGAAGGATGCCTTTTGTGATGTTCAGACCAATATAATCAACTGA